The following coding sequences lie in one Anaerolineae bacterium genomic window:
- a CDS encoding nitroreductase family deazaflavin-dependent oxidoreductase, producing the protein MNRLTKFLFRVGKYPPQLVYALGLGPIYGRLVLLLTTVGRKSGQPRVTPLQYEEIDGIIYVAAARGQQADWFRNIVANPKVEVRVKDKHFHGLAEPITDPARIADFLELRFERHPRMLGVMFRAQGWSSRPDRAQLEQYAANRAMVVIRPVEN; encoded by the coding sequence ATGAACCGCTTAACAAAATTTCTCTTTCGAGTGGGCAAATATCCACCCCAACTTGTCTACGCTCTCGGCCTGGGGCCAATCTACGGGCGACTGGTTTTACTGCTGACCACCGTTGGCCGCAAGTCGGGGCAGCCGCGAGTCACGCCCTTGCAGTATGAAGAAATAGATGGAATTATTTACGTGGCTGCTGCGCGGGGACAGCAGGCCGATTGGTTTCGTAATATCGTGGCCAATCCAAAAGTTGAAGTGCGCGTTAAAGATAAACATTTTCACGGCCTGGCCGAACCCATCACCGACCCGGCCCGCATTGCCGATTTTTTAGAATTGCGCTTTGAACGTCACCCCCGGATGCTAGGCGTTATGTTTCGGGCGCAAGGCTGGTCGTCACGGCCCGACCGCGCCCAATTGGAACAGTATGCGGCCAATCGA